The sequence TCGCCACGTTGAGCAGATTCGCCATTGCCAGGTCTCCTTCCGCGGCTAAACACCGCTGGAAACCTGTAGGACGAACCTTCCTCTCAAAAGTGGCTGGTTTTCACCCGCCGATCACTGGCTGGAGTTGCGCGCCGACTGACAATTGGTGGAACGCCTCGCTGCCAGGCGGAGGTAAGGTCGCCTTGCGGGCCTTGAACGCGCGAACGTTCTTGGCTGGCGCCCAAGTGCACGGGGTCGGGGTTCTGGATTCCTAGCTTAGAGTTTGAAACTTATGCCGCAGTTGAGCTGCGGCGAGCTTTGACGGGGGCGCATCCTACGGCAGCCACTATGGGGCGCAATCATACCCAGGGGGCCCCCAAATCGCTGACTAGGATCCCGGGCCTAAGAGGTGGCATGCTTATTGCGTCTCTAATCGCGCTGGGAAAACGAACGTCAAACGAAAAACAACTGCTCGCAAGGAGATCTGACAATGCGCGCCCTAATGACTACGGCTGCGCTGAGCGCGGCCCTTTGCGGGATTCCAGCCGTGAGAGCCCAAGCTCCGTATGAAAACGCCCCTGAGGTGGCTCCGATTGTTCCATTCGTGCAAGCCGATGATGCGGCAGCGCAACCTAGCGATGAGATGCTCAGTCCCTCCGGGTCCAGATTAGGCGATGCACCAAAGGTCGAGCGGAACACCGCACGCCGCTTGGCAGATGATTGGCGGTATCGATACCACAATGGCCGACATTGGTATTACTTGCCGAGTAACGCGTGGGTCGTTTGGATCGACGAAGAATGGATTCCTTATACAACAGGCATGTTCAGAGCCAAGCCGATTACACCGCAGCTCAACGGACAGCGATACGGAAGCCGTGGATACAACAGTGGGGTTTATGGACAGTCGATTACGAAGTCGGTAAACGCGGGTGAATTCGCAAGCCCTCAACCCGATCCCTTTTGGGGCCCAAACATACCGGCAAGCGGCTACTTGAGTGACACGCCCACCGGTTATGGTCATGTCGTTCCTGGAATGAATGCTCCAAGAGCACGGACGCCCCTTCCAAACCAAGCCGAGTTGCGGCGGGCTAGAAGTAAGGCAGCTGGCAGACGCGATGGAAAACTGCCCGAGCCGAGTGTGGCCGCTCCTTAACGGTCGAATCCTTGTCACCCTGGGCCAGGTAGGCTCGCCACGCCGCGTCTCATTGTTTCACTCGCACATTGCTCGCCGTGCGATCAAGGCGCGCAACATTCGACCATCTGTGGCCTTCGCATTGCAAGCGTTTTTACAGTTCCCAGTCAGCTGATGGGGGCTGATAGCTCTTGGCCGTCACGATCTATTCCCCGCTCGTGGCGGCCTTTTTTTGCCCTGTCAGGACTTGCATGTTTCAGGAGTATTTAGCTAGAGGAGTGCGTGACTCGCCCTGCGCCCGCTTAGACGAACTGCCAATTCTCCGCGAGGTACATAGGATGCTCGACACTAAGGAAGTATATCGCAAGTCGGAGTTTTGCCGTTGGGTTCAGCGCACGGGTCTCGACAACGAGGAGCGGTTTCTGATCGCCAAGTACCTTGATCCGAAAAAACGAACGCTCGAAGCCGGCTCCGGCGGAGGCCGAATCTTACTGGCCATGCACGCCAACGGGTTCGAGCATCTCAGCGGCTTCGATATATTGCCGGAATTCGTTGAGGCGGCCCGTGAGCGCGATGATAGTGGCACAATTGATTACCGTGTGCAGGACGGCCGCGCGCTGGCGTATGACGATGGCAGCTTTGATCAGCTCGTCTATCTGCAACAGTTCCTTTCGGTCGTGGGGGCCGCAGAGGACCGGCGGAAAGCGATTGCAGAGGCCTTTCGCGTATTGCGTCCGGGCGGTCGCATAGTGATCAGCCTGTTGTGCATGCGCGGCCGCAAGCGGCGCTATTGGCCGCTGCTCGCCTGGCTGCAATTGCTGCGCACGGTGACGTTCCGTCAGTTGAGCAATCAGCATCAACCGTGGTTGCGCCTCAACAACGCGCCCCACTTCAAGGCTTTGATCGACCGCGGACCATATGTCTACTGGTATCACGAACAGGAGGCTGTGGCGCTATTTCGTGACGCGGGATTTGTGGTCGAGGCTCTCGGCTCCGAGGCACAAATTGACGCCCGGCATCTGGCGTCTCCGCCGGCCGTACCACGTCACGAGCCGTTCCGTGGAGTTCTCTACATGGTTTGCCAGAAGCCGGCTTGAAGCAGCACAGCTATTTCCGAATCCTCGACCATCGTGCTTGCGGTATTTGCAGCGGTGTGCCTATTTGGCTATTGCTGCCGTCGAGTGCGCACACGTTTGACAATGTTGGTCAACCTAATCTAAGTGATGTGTGCTCGGTGATGCGATTCCCGGGCATTTAGGTCGTCAGGTTCCTGCCCCACCTCGCAGCCTTTTTCATGCGCTCTGCAAAACGTCCGCTGTGACGCCTCAAGGTGCATCTCGCCCGCGCGATATGATGCCGTTCCCAAGCCTCCGGCAAACCAAGGAAATCTCCCATGCCCCATGATCTCGACGATCCTGTCGGCCCGCGTGCTCGCGGCCAGCCGTCGACCCGCTTTCGCCACTGCCAATCGCGCTATCTTCCCTGCGTTCTGGGCGTACGATTCTGTCACGTTAGGCACTTCATCATCGTGCAGCTTATGGTCTGCATTGGCCGGCCGTAGGTCGCCGTTGAGATATGCATTGGCCTTCGCCAGCTCGAAGCCATCTTTAGCCCATTCCGCAGGCAGCAGGTGCCGAACGTAAGGTATAGTTTCCTAGCGACGTGGCCCCGAGCTTTTGTCTTTTCCGTAGCCGCGACGGCTATCTTGTTGCGCTTCTGAAGACTGCATGATCGCGCAATGACCAGAGCGCCTGATTTTTGTACGCGTCGCCATCGTTGGCCGACTCATGCTAGGATTACCACAGCACCGTCCGTGTCGGGCACGGACAGTGGCGGGGAGGTCGAACCTCGCCCGATGGTTGCAACGTCGGGAAAAGCCCGTTAAACGCGGGCCGCCGCTTACTCAGGGGCGTAGCTCAAGGAGAGCCTCGGCTCACCGAAGATGCAGGTGCGAATCCTGCCGCCTTCATTCCTTACTGCACGCATCGGCTACTAAAGAGGGCCATGACGGAAAGAACATCGGCACATCATCGCTGGTGGCAATTTGGCCTGTTCGCCGGCGGGACAATCGTTGTATGTCTGTTCGTATGGCAGTTTGCACTGGTCCGCGAACGGCAATCAATGCGAGCCTTTATCAAGGCAAAGGGGGGCGTACTGCGTTCCCTTGAGGAATGGCGCCCAGCGCGGCAAGGGGAAGGTACGGTCGCGGTCGCGTCGCACAATGGCATTCCCTTTTGGCGGCGCTGGCTCGGAGATGAGGCGGTCGCCGACATACTGTGGCCGCGTGGCTTAGTGCCCTCCGACATTCAACGAACGCAGGCGCTTTTTCCGGAAGCCGAGCAGCGGATGTACGTCGCTCCCGTGAACGCCGAGTTGAATTCACAAGACGCGCCAAGCGGGCAGTAGGGTTCAGCCAACGTCGACATACGTAAGCGAACAAGAGCGGTCTAGAATTGCATGGCCGGGTTTAGTCTTCCCCCGCCAGAGAGAGTAGTCCAGGCAATTGTCGCCTGGGAGGCTCCTTTTATTAAGCGGTGGTCAGGCCAGAACTTGCTTCTGCGAATATCTGACCTAGGCTTCTAGAACCACAACTTCGTGTCCTGGAGAATGCGAAACGATGGTAGTTAGAGGCAGACATTTCTTGGACGCCCTCCGGCGATTCCTCTCCTCCGAGGACGGCCCCGCTGCCGTCGAGTACGCATTGCTTCTGGCGATGACTACGCTGGTCTGCATTTCGGCTGTGAAATCCATCGGCACCAACGCCACCACCCAATTTGGCAAGGTTTCCGCGAAACTCGGCTCATAGCATAACTTGCGTCCATTACCGGGAGACGACGATCATGATCCGGCCCTATGCCATACAGCGGCTTACCAGCGCTTACGATAGGCTAGCGGCACGGGCTTGGGAGAAGCATGTCCATCATATACTCTCAACGCGTCGTATACGATTCCGCCGGGACGCTCTGCTCATCCATGAAAGCGGAGATCGTTTCTACGTCCTGAGTCGTGACATTTCCAAGGGCGGACTCGGGCTCGCTCATGACCGCGAGATGCCTGCTGGTAAGGTACGAATCAGCGTGGACGTGGGGAACGGCCGCGCTATGAAAGCGCCGGCACGTCTTGTGTGGTGCCGACAAAGTGAGGACGGCTCGTACGTCAGCGGAATCGAGTTTCTAGCAGTTCCCATCGTGCATATGTCCATCGTGACAGGAAACGTTGCGGCCATTGCCTAATTCGCAATGTGCAGGAGCCGCGCTCGTGCCTTGGCCGGATAACACAAGCGGAGAGATGCATGGGCATTGATCTACCATCGCTGCAAGCGGCACTCCGTCCAATCCTTGACGAACTACGGCAACGCGAAGAGTGCGCAGGCCGCTCGCACAAACGGCGCTCGTATCGGCGCCAGGCAACGATTTTGATGGACGACGGAAGCCGGCGGCCAGCCATTACTCGTGATGTGTCCCTAGATGGACTTGGTCTCTTGCACATGGGCCAATTGGAGCTGTCGGAAGTCGACGTTCGAGTCGCTACAACCCCGGAAACGTCTGCTCGCTTGCGCGTGCGGATCGCCTGGTCGAAGGAGC is a genomic window of Pirellulales bacterium containing:
- a CDS encoding PilZ domain-containing protein — encoded protein: MGIDLPSLQAALRPILDELRQREECAGRSHKRRSYRRQATILMDDGSRRPAITRDVSLDGLGLLHMGQLELSEVDVRVATTPETSARLRVRIAWSKELKDGWFISGGPVIAGWGDLELPIDGALD
- a CDS encoding PilZ domain-containing protein, whose translation is MIRPYAIQRLTSAYDRLAARAWEKHVHHILSTRRIRFRRDALLIHESGDRFYVLSRDISKGGLGLAHDREMPAGKVRISVDVGNGRAMKAPARLVWCRQSEDGSYVSGIEFLAVPIVHMSIVTGNVAAIA
- a CDS encoding Flp family type IVb pilin; the protein is MDALRRFLSSEDGPAAVEYALLLAMTTLVCISAVKSIGTNATTQFGKVSAKLGS
- a CDS encoding class I SAM-dependent methyltransferase, which produces MLDTKEVYRKSEFCRWVQRTGLDNEERFLIAKYLDPKKRTLEAGSGGGRILLAMHANGFEHLSGFDILPEFVEAARERDDSGTIDYRVQDGRALAYDDGSFDQLVYLQQFLSVVGAAEDRRKAIAEAFRVLRPGGRIVISLLCMRGRKRRYWPLLAWLQLLRTVTFRQLSNQHQPWLRLNNAPHFKALIDRGPYVYWYHEQEAVALFRDAGFVVEALGSEAQIDARHLASPPAVPRHEPFRGVLYMVCQKPA